The Bacteroides ovatus genomic interval GTTTAAATCTGTTTATATCTAAATCTTCTGTTTTTTCAATCTGTATATATCTAATTCTTTCGTTTTTTCATCAGTCTTTTCAATCCGTTTTTTCAGTTTCTTTTTCCGAATAAACTTCTGATATCTATATTCCGGTAAACAAAAAAGCGCTGCATATTATAATTCCAAAACAGTGCCACGATGATTGCCACTACCACTTTAGGGATAATGAAGAAATCTCCGAAATACAGGCTAAGTGTGTTGCGTACCCAGGGAATCTTCGCCAATGATTCCGTCAGTGCATACGTTCCCCACGTATTGAGCCAAACGCTGCAAACCCATACAAGGACAAATTTTACGGCAACGTGTGTTTTCTTTCCTTTCGATTTAAAAGTCCATTTATAGTTGATAACACAATTAACGATTCCTCCATAGATAGCCCCCGCCAGGGTGGCATATACATAGTAGACATCAAACAGCCTGACTAGAAGAATCGTAACGAGAAAGTCTGCAATAGTTGCCATTTGAGCAGAAAGCTGCGCCCTCAAGAACATGAAGATGCCGCCTTTCTGGGAAATCATCCGTGCAACTTTTTTCAGCCAATCACCCATCTCGCTCCCACTAACAAAATAAAACTATACACTCCCGCCAAAACATCGTCCATCATCACACCTACTCCACCTTTCAGGCTTTCCATACGGCGTATGCCCAACGGCTTGGCTATATCAAAGATACGGAACAGGGCAAAAGCCGCAATCACATACCAGAACCAACGATCGTCATTGGGAACAGCCAACAACGGTATCCACACTCCCACCATCTCGTCCACTACCACACGCGAAGGATCTTCCCCCCAATAAGTTTCCAGTTTATTGGCAGCCCAAATGCCGGCGAATGTAAATACAATCACCAAAGCGGCAGTCAGCCATAATACCCAAGAGAAAGGAAGGAGAAAATAAAGTGCAATCCAAATGATAGAAGCCAGTAACGCCCCAGCCGTGCCGGGAGCAAAAGGAGAAAAACCGGAGCCAAAGCCCGTGCCTATAAAAACAGGTAGAAAGGGAGGACGCTTCATTTATTACTAATTACTAATTACAAACTACGAGTCGGTTGTGTCACGAGTCCCCCAACGAATGGGGAATTTGTACAATAAAAAAGTAAAAGTTGAGGTTGAGCATCCACCAGTCTTTATAGGATGGTAAATCTCAATCTCAACTTATTATTTGGGGTTACTGATTAAGCTAAGTAATCAGGTTCTTTTTCACCAATCATGTTACGCAATGTCTGTTTTACCATTCTCCATTGTGTAAACAAGTCGTGTTCGGGCTGATGTTCGAAATCGTGCATCGGGCTCTTGCAGAAGAATGACAACCAAGTCTGGATGCCACACATACCTGCACGCATTGCCAAGTCGCTGAACAACACAAGGTCAAGAGCGATAGGAGCTGCAAGGATAGAGTCGCGGCAAAGGAAGTTCACCTTGATTTCCATCGGGTAGCCCATCCATCCGAAGATGTCGATGTTGTCCCATGCTTCTTTGTTGTCTTTGCGGGGAGGATAGTAGTTGATACGTACTTTATGATAAACATCTCCGTAGAGATCCGGATATTTTTCTGGTTCGAAGATAGTGTCGATTACAGACAGCTTGCTGACTTCTTTTGTCTTGAAGTTGTCCGGATCATCAAGCACTTCACCGTCGCGGTTACCGAGGATATTGGTAGAGAACCAACCGTTCACACCCAGCATACGGGTTTTGAACATCGGAGCCAATACGGTTTTCATCAATGTCTGACCACTCTTGAAGTCTTTACCGGAGATAGGTACATTCTTTTGTTTAGAGAATTCCCACATAGCAGGAGTATCCACACACAAGTTAGGAGCACCCATTACGAACGGAGCGTCTTCTGCAATCGCAGCATACGCGTAACACATACTCGGAGAAATCACGTCTGTATTGTTTTCCTTCATTGCTTTCTCTAAAGCAGCGAGTGACATGTGTTCGTCAGACAGCGGAATGTAAATTTCAGTACTTGCAGCCCAAAGCACCACTACGCGTTCGCAGTTGTTAGCAGCCTTGAAGTCGCGGATATCCTGACGAAGTTGTTCTACCATTTCCCAACGGGTAGCGGCCTTCTTCACGTGTGTACCGTTCAGACGTTTTGCCCAGTTGTGATCGAAAGCAGCCGGCATCGGTTTGATAGCTTCCAACTCTTCTTTTACTCCATTCAGGTCTTTTTCTTTCAAAACCTCGGCGTACATAGCAGCTTCGTATGCGTTGTCCGGGAAAATATCCCATCCTCCGAAAACAATGTCTTCCAAATTCGTCAAAGGCACAACGTCCTTGATGAGTTTTTCTTCGTTGTTCTCCATGCGCATTGTGGCTAACTGTGTAATAGATCCTATCGGTTTTGCCAGTCCCTTGCGAGAGGCTAGTGTACCTACAATCATCGTGGTAGCTACCGCACCACCCACTCCAACTACCAGTACGCCAAGACGCCCGGTAGCGGGTTTAATTTCTTGTTTCATTTCTATTCTATTAAAATTAAACTAAAATTGATGCAAAAATAAGATTAATTAATTACTAATACGGTCTTTATTTGTCATATAAACATTGCAATTAGCAGGATTTAAC includes:
- a CDS encoding inositol-3-phosphate synthase → MKQEIKPATGRLGVLVVGVGGAVATTMIVGTLASRKGLAKPIGSITQLATMRMENNEEKLIKDVVPLTNLEDIVFGGWDIFPDNAYEAAMYAEVLKEKDLNGVKEELEAIKPMPAAFDHNWAKRLNGTHVKKAATRWEMVEQLRQDIRDFKAANNCERVVVLWAASTEIYIPLSDEHMSLAALEKAMKENNTDVISPSMCYAYAAIAEDAPFVMGAPNLCVDTPAMWEFSKQKNVPISGKDFKSGQTLMKTVLAPMFKTRMLGVNGWFSTNILGNRDGEVLDDPDNFKTKEVSKLSVIDTIFEPEKYPDLYGDVYHKVRINYYPPRKDNKEAWDNIDIFGWMGYPMEIKVNFLCRDSILAAPIALDLVLFSDLAMRAGMCGIQTWLSFFCKSPMHDFEHQPEHDLFTQWRMVKQTLRNMIGEKEPDYLA
- a CDS encoding GtrA family protein is translated as MISQKGGIFMFLRAQLSAQMATIADFLVTILLVRLFDVYYVYATLAGAIYGGIVNCVINYKWTFKSKGKKTHVAVKFVLVWVCSVWLNTWGTYALTESLAKIPWVRNTLSLYFGDFFIIPKVVVAIIVALFWNYNMQRFFVYRNIDIRSLFGKRN
- a CDS encoding phosphatidylglycerophosphatase A, with protein sequence MKRPPFLPVFIGTGFGSGFSPFAPGTAGALLASIIWIALYFLLPFSWVLWLTAALVIVFTFAGIWAANKLETYWGEDPSRVVVDEMVGVWIPLLAVPNDDRWFWYVIAAFALFRIFDIAKPLGIRRMESLKGGVGVMMDDVLAGVYSFILLVGARWVIG